In Nicotiana tabacum cultivar K326 chromosome 19, ASM71507v2, whole genome shotgun sequence, one DNA window encodes the following:
- the LOC107819544 gene encoding putative E3 ubiquitin-protein ligase RF298 gives MVDHNSTDDANEKSLVLSDQEKGSRNKRKFLSEFPPSDSPVLSLTEFPRYELLEKKLQSTLNQLKSLDGGCQQGVERSADADWEEPITCQLEELLSQNLSATFRSAVKRIVECGYSEEIAERVILRSGLYHGTKDTVSNIVDGALALLSREKDFDTSRHLAFSDLHGLVEYTMLEMICVLREVKPAFTVAEAMWCLLIWDLNLVHACTVEGDILDELCSQESLGDSLKTEASETTQSNPDKLQLSKPSIAIAQSKVAVASAAPQEPTSKNSHVRQAAIGKGSSVPLPEAEAKSLPTSSRGHKQNPSKAAVLEDKSGAGRKGSSLNSKKDLLRQKTFQFEKNYKGRMGKGSIKAKLSAWGNMVLDKTLNPPSGSSGAATKSSSSKVNTSVKNSSPIAEGSSDSLCPCSSTAPATDDSGVQDTVITSPAVNKKDPSSLALDPKSSIKAPGGSTTSSSEVPDYYAGIPYDESLGKYVPQNERDAAILLLTPHMKTLQKELQRWTDWANEKVMQAARRLGKDQAELKMLRQEKEDAERSQKEKQMLEESTTKRLSEMEHALSNASGQIELAGSTLHRLEGENAVLKKEMDAAKLFSAVSAINMHKALATEQETVKKYQAGEVEKRSLQEELSMLKHETSDLQQRQEKVNKRLDQFEVLWKQEERQKQRFVQQADSLKAEREQLGVQGKAAEDNLREKAESSMQKLKENIQKLESEISQLKLQSESSKIEALKRGINVGLPPNIRKSLAGYEDNFGSTVKMERECVMCMTEEMSVVFLPCAHQVLCAKCNMLHEKQGMNDCPSCRTPIKMRINVRFAHS, from the exons ATGGTTGATCATAACAGCACTGATGATGCCAATGAAAAGTCATTGGTGCTTTCGGACCAGGAAAAAGGAAGTAGGAACAAGAGGAAGTTCTTATCTGAGTTTCCTCCTAGTGATTCCCCTGTCCTGTCTCTTACTGAGTTTCCAAGATATGAATTATTAGAGAAAAAACTGCAAAGCACTCTTAATCAGCTCAAGTCATTAGATGGTGGGTGTCAACAAGGAGTGGAAAGGTCAGCAGATGCAGATTGGGAAGAACCAATAACATGTCAACTCGAGGAACTTTTATCACAAAACCTGTCTGCTACTTTCCGGAGTGCAGTCAAGAGGATTGTTGAGTGTGGATACAGTGAGGAAATTGCTGAACGGGTTATATTGAGGAGTGGCCTCTATCATGGTACCAAAGATACCGTCTCAAATATTGTTGATGGTGCTTTGGCTTTACTGAGTAGGGAAAAGGATTTTGATACCTCTAGACATCTCGCGTTTTCTGATTTACATGGGCTGGTAGAGTACACCATGCTGGAGATGATATGTGTGCTGAGGGAGGTTAAGCCAGCTTTCACAGTTGCTGAAGCAATGTGGTGCCTCTTAATATGGGACTTGAACCTGGTACATGCATGTACGGTGGAAGGTGATATTCTCGATGAGTTATGCAGTCAAGAAAGTCTAGGCGATAGCTTGAAGACTGAGGCTTCTGAGACTACTCAGTCAAACCCAGATAAACTACAGTTGTCAAAACCTTCCATCGCCATTGCTCAATCCAAAGTTGCTGTTGCTAGTGCAGCCCCTCAAGAACCGACTTCTAAAAATTCACATGTTCGTCAAGCGGCAATAGGGAAAGGAAGTTCAGTACCTCTTCCAGAAGCAGAGGCTAAATCCTTACCCACCAGCAGCAGGGGGCATAAGCAGAATCCCTCGAAAGCAGCAGTGTTAGAAGATAAGTCGGGAGCTGGTAGAAAGGGGTCATCCCTAAACTCCAAGAAGGATCTTCTTAGGCAAAAGACATTTCAGTTTGAGAAGAATTACAAAGGCCGTATGGGTAAGGGTTCCATTAAGGCAAAACTCTCTGCCTGGGGCAATATGGTTTTGGACAAGACACTCAACCCTCCGTCAGGTTCTTCTGGTGCAGCAACGAAGAGTTCTTCCTCTAAAGTAAATACTTCAGTTAAAAACAGTAGTCCTATAGCAGAAGGAAGTTCTGATAGTCTATGCCCTTGTTCATCCACTGCACCTGCAACTGACGACTCTGGCGTGCAAGATACTGTTATTACATCGCCCGCTGTAAACAAAAAGGATCCTTCATCATTAGCTTTGGATCCTAAGTCTAGTATAAAGGCCCCAGGCGGCAGCACAACTAGCTCTTCTGAGGTTCCAGATTATTATGCTGGTATCCCATATGATGAGTCTCTGGGGAAATATGTCCCTCAAAATGAGAGAGATGCTGCTATTTTGTTGCTAACTCCCCATATGAAAACACTGCAGAAAGAGCTCCAACGGTGGACTGATTGGGCAAATGAGAAGGTAATGCAGGCTGCTCGGAGGCTTGGCAAGGATCAGGCGGAGCTTAAAATGTTGAGGCAAGAGAAAGAAGATGCTGAAAGATctcaaaaggaaaaacaaatgcTGGAGGAAAGCACCACGAAGAGGCTTTCCGAGATGGAGCATGCATTGTCAAATGCTAGTGGCCAGATTGAGTTGGCTGGTTCTACTCTTCACAGGCTGGAGGGGGAGAATGCTGTGCTAAAGAAGGAGATGGATGCCGCAAAGCTCTTTTCCGCAGTGTCTGCTATAAACATGCATAAAGCTTTAGCAACAGAGCAGGAGACAGTGAAGAAGTATCAAGCAGGAGAGGTGGAGAAGCGCTCATTGCAGGAGGAACTCTCTATGCTCAAGCATGAAACATCTGATTTACAGCAGCGACAAGAGAAAGTCAACAAGCGCCTGGACCAGTTTGAG GTTCTATGGAAGCAGGAGGAAAGGCAGAAACAAAGGTTTGTACAGCAAGCTGATTCCTTGAAAGCTGAAAGAGAACAACTCGGTGTTCAGGGAAAAGCGGCGGAGGATAATTTGAGAGAAAAGGCAGAGAGCAGCATGCAAAAGCTTAAAGAAAATATCCAAAAGCTTGAGAGTGAAATCTCCCAGTTGAAATTGCAGTCTGAAAGTTCAAAAATAGAGGCACTTAAAAGAGGCATTAATGTGGGGCTACCTCCTAATATCAGAAAGAGTTTAGCAGGCTATGAGGATAATTTTGGCTCTACAGTAAAGATGGAGAGGGAGTGTGTTATGTGTATGACTGAGGAGATGTCGGTGGTTTTTCTCCCTTGTGCACATCAAGTCCTTTGTGCAAAATGCAACATGCTTCATGAAAAGCAAGGAATGAATGACTGCCCTTCTTGTAGGACCCCAATTAAGATGCGGATTAATGTCCGCTTTGCTCATTCTTAA